The Mycolicibacterium smegmatis genome has a window encoding:
- a CDS encoding ABC1 kinase family protein: MSTTPAKTKHREVARLDRVPLPAEAARIGATGWQITRTGARVAANIFGRGSLQQKIVKQVPKTFSDLGPTYVKFGQIIASSPGAFGEPLSREFRGLLDRVPPANPDEVQKLIREELGDDPHKLFKTFDDTPFASASIAQVHYATLHSGEEVVVKIQRPGIRRRVAADLQILKRGARLVEFAKLGQRLSAQDVVADFADNLAEELDFRLEAQSMDAWVAHMHASPLGANIRVPTVYWDLTSERVLTMERITGVRIDDVAAIRKKGFDGTELVKALLFSVFEGGLRHGLFHGDLHAGNLYVDDDGKIVFFDFGIMGRIDPRTRWLLRELVHALLVKKDHAAAGKIVVLMGAVGTVKPEGQAAKDLEAFATPLTMKSLGDMSYAEIGRQLSALADAYDVKLPRELVLIGKQFLYVERYMKLLAPKWQMMSDPQLTGYFANFMVEVSREHKEIDDVDEIPDIPETGTETQAPSGDKA, translated from the coding sequence ATGAGCACTACGCCGGCGAAAACCAAGCATCGCGAGGTGGCCAGGCTGGACCGCGTGCCGCTCCCGGCCGAGGCCGCGCGCATCGGCGCGACCGGATGGCAGATCACCCGCACCGGGGCCCGCGTCGCGGCCAACATCTTCGGCCGCGGATCTCTTCAGCAGAAGATCGTCAAGCAGGTTCCCAAAACCTTCTCCGACCTGGGACCCACCTACGTCAAGTTCGGGCAGATCATCGCGTCGAGCCCCGGCGCCTTCGGCGAACCTTTGAGCCGCGAGTTCCGCGGCCTGCTGGACCGGGTGCCTCCGGCGAACCCGGACGAGGTGCAGAAGCTGATCCGCGAGGAACTCGGTGACGATCCGCACAAGCTGTTCAAGACGTTCGACGACACGCCGTTCGCCTCGGCCTCCATCGCGCAGGTCCACTACGCCACGCTGCACAGCGGCGAGGAGGTCGTCGTCAAGATCCAGCGCCCGGGCATCCGGCGCCGCGTGGCCGCCGACCTGCAGATCCTCAAGCGCGGGGCACGTCTGGTCGAATTCGCCAAGCTGGGTCAGCGGTTGAGCGCGCAGGACGTCGTCGCCGACTTCGCCGACAACCTCGCCGAGGAACTCGACTTCCGGCTCGAGGCCCAGTCGATGGACGCCTGGGTGGCGCACATGCACGCCTCGCCGCTGGGCGCCAACATCCGCGTCCCCACGGTGTACTGGGACCTGACCAGCGAGCGCGTGCTGACCATGGAACGCATCACCGGTGTGCGCATCGACGACGTGGCCGCGATCCGCAAGAAGGGTTTCGACGGCACCGAACTGGTCAAGGCCCTGCTGTTCAGCGTGTTCGAGGGCGGCCTGCGGCACGGCCTGTTCCACGGCGACCTGCACGCGGGCAACCTCTACGTCGACGACGACGGCAAGATCGTGTTCTTCGACTTCGGCATCATGGGCCGCATCGATCCGCGCACGCGCTGGCTGCTGCGTGAACTGGTGCACGCCCTGCTGGTCAAGAAGGACCACGCCGCGGCGGGCAAGATCGTGGTGCTGATGGGCGCGGTCGGCACCGTCAAACCCGAGGGCCAGGCCGCCAAGGACCTCGAGGCGTTCGCCACGCCGCTGACCATGAAGTCGCTCGGCGACATGTCCTACGCCGAGATCGGCAGGCAGCTCTCGGCCCTGGCCGACGCCTACGACGTCAAGCTGCCCCGCGAGCTCGTGCTGATCGGCAAGCAGTTCCTCTACGTCGAGCGCTACATGAAGTTGCTCGCGCCCAAGTGGCAGATGATGAGCGATCCGCAGCTCACCGGTTACTTCGCCAACTTCATGGTCGAGGTGAGCCGGGAGCACAAGGAGATCGACGACGTCGACGAGATCCCAGACATCCCCGAGACCGGAACCGAGACGCAGGCGCCCAGCGGGGACAAGGCCTGA
- a CDS encoding alpha/beta fold hydrolase, whose amino-acid sequence MQTRTGLARAGDADHPIDLFYEDMGDPGDPAVLLIMGLGAQMLMWRTEFCEKLVDQGLRVIRFDNRDVGLSTKLSGQRVDSPLALRMARSFLGKRSPAVYTLEDMADDAAALLDHLEIDRAHIVGGSMGGMIAQVFASQHAARTETLGVIFSSNNQALLPPPGIRQLLSLITGPPADASRDAVLDNAVRLSRLNGSPAYPRSEEEIRAEAAELYDRAYYPAGIARHFAAILGSGSLRHHNERVTAPTVVIHGRADRLMPPSGGRAIANAIRGARMVLIDGMGHELPEPVWDEVIGELKTNFAVVG is encoded by the coding sequence ATGCAGACCCGCACCGGGCTCGCGCGCGCCGGCGACGCCGACCACCCGATCGACCTCTTCTACGAGGACATGGGTGATCCCGGCGATCCTGCGGTCCTGTTGATCATGGGTCTGGGTGCGCAGATGCTGATGTGGCGTACCGAGTTCTGCGAGAAACTCGTCGATCAGGGGTTGCGCGTCATCCGGTTCGACAACCGCGACGTCGGCCTGTCGACGAAACTGTCGGGGCAGCGTGTCGATTCGCCGCTCGCCCTGCGGATGGCGCGCTCGTTCCTCGGTAAGCGCAGCCCCGCGGTGTACACGCTCGAGGACATGGCCGACGACGCTGCGGCCCTGCTCGACCACTTGGAGATCGACCGCGCGCACATCGTCGGTGGGTCCATGGGCGGCATGATCGCCCAGGTGTTCGCGTCGCAGCACGCGGCCCGCACCGAGACCCTCGGGGTGATCTTCTCCAGCAACAACCAGGCGCTCCTCCCGCCGCCCGGAATCAGACAGCTGCTGTCGCTGATCACCGGACCGCCTGCCGACGCGTCGCGAGATGCCGTGCTGGACAACGCCGTTCGACTCAGCAGGCTCAACGGCAGCCCGGCGTACCCGCGCTCCGAAGAGGAGATCCGGGCCGAGGCCGCCGAACTGTACGACCGCGCGTACTACCCCGCAGGCATCGCCCGCCATTTCGCCGCGATCCTGGGCAGCGGCAGCCTGCGTCATCACAACGAACGCGTCACCGCGCCCACCGTGGTGATCCACGGACGCGCCGACCGGTTGATGCCTCCGTCGGGCGGGCGCGCGATCGCCAATGCGATCCGGGGTGCGCGCATGGTGCTCATCGACGGGATGGGTCACGAACTTCCCGAGCCGGTGTGGGACGAGGTCATCGGCGAGCTCAAGACAAACTTTGCCGTGGTGGGTTGA
- the pcaA gene encoding cyclopropane-fatty-acyl-phospholipid synthase: MTKQPGKLQPHFDEVQAHYDLSDDFFALFLDPSRTYSCAYFERDDMTLEEAQLAKIDLSLGKLGLQPGMTLLDVGCGWGATMLRALERYDVNVVGLTLSRNQQAHVERRFSESSSPRTKRVLLAGWEEFDEPVDRIVSIGAFEHFGHERYDDFFRFAHRVLPDDGVMLLHTITGIHPKHAQELGVPLTFEMARFIRFIVTEIFPGGRLPTVDMVIDHATRASFTLERRQSLQLHYARTLDMWAAALESHHDDAVRIQSQEVYDRYMHYLTGCANAFRVGYIDVNQFTLAK, from the coding sequence GTGACCAAGCAGCCCGGAAAGCTACAACCACACTTCGACGAGGTCCAAGCTCATTACGACCTGTCGGACGACTTCTTCGCGCTGTTCCTCGACCCGTCGAGAACCTACAGCTGCGCGTATTTCGAGCGCGACGACATGACGCTGGAAGAAGCCCAGCTCGCCAAGATCGACCTGTCGCTGGGCAAGCTGGGCCTGCAGCCGGGGATGACCCTGCTCGATGTCGGATGCGGTTGGGGTGCAACGATGTTGCGCGCACTCGAGCGCTATGACGTCAACGTCGTCGGGCTGACACTGAGCCGCAATCAGCAGGCGCACGTCGAGCGCCGCTTCTCCGAGTCATCCAGTCCCCGCACCAAGCGCGTGCTGCTCGCGGGCTGGGAGGAGTTCGACGAACCGGTGGACCGCATCGTGTCGATCGGAGCGTTCGAGCATTTCGGTCACGAGCGGTACGACGACTTCTTCCGGTTCGCGCATCGCGTGCTACCCGACGACGGCGTGATGCTGTTGCACACCATCACGGGCATCCACCCGAAGCACGCGCAGGAGCTGGGTGTGCCGCTGACCTTCGAGATGGCGCGGTTCATCAGGTTCATCGTCACCGAGATCTTCCCCGGTGGGCGGCTGCCGACCGTCGACATGGTGATCGACCACGCGACCCGCGCGTCGTTCACGCTGGAACGCAGGCAGTCGCTGCAACTGCATTACGCCCGCACGCTGGACATGTGGGCCGCCGCGCTCGAATCCCACCACGACGATGCTGTGCGAATCCAGTCGCAGGAGGTCTACGACCGGTACATGCACTACCTCACGGGTTGCGCCAACGCGTTCCGCGTCGGCTATATCGACGTCAACCAGTTCACCCTGGCGAAGTAG
- a CDS encoding cyclopropane mycolic acid synthase family methyltransferase, with the protein MSKLTPKYEELQSIYDISNEFYELFLGPTMGYTCGYFERDDMTGDEAQIAKFDLALGKLGLEPGMTLLDIGCGWGACMARAAEKYDVNVIGLTLSGEQREYAIEKLSKVPTDRKLEVRLQGWEEFDEKVDRIVSIGAFEHFGFERYPAFFDMAYNALPDDGVMLLHNITGFDLREGQKLGLHMTFEDARFARFIMTEIFPGGRLPSVVMEQEKAIEAGFKLTQLQEIGPHYVRTLKIWADALEANKDEAIAIQGQEVYDRYDKYLNGCQKYFASGHISVHQFTLQK; encoded by the coding sequence ATGTCTAAATTGACACCCAAATACGAAGAACTGCAGTCGATCTACGACATTTCGAACGAGTTTTACGAGCTGTTCCTGGGCCCCACCATGGGCTACACGTGCGGTTATTTCGAGCGCGACGACATGACGGGCGACGAGGCCCAGATCGCGAAGTTCGACCTCGCGCTCGGCAAGCTCGGCCTGGAACCCGGCATGACACTGCTCGACATCGGTTGCGGCTGGGGCGCCTGCATGGCCCGCGCGGCCGAGAAGTACGACGTCAACGTCATCGGCCTGACGCTCAGCGGTGAACAGCGTGAATACGCCATCGAAAAGCTGTCCAAGGTGCCCACCGACCGCAAGCTCGAGGTCCGCCTGCAGGGCTGGGAAGAGTTCGACGAGAAGGTCGACCGCATCGTGTCGATCGGCGCCTTCGAGCACTTCGGATTCGAGCGCTATCCCGCGTTCTTCGACATGGCCTACAACGCGCTGCCCGACGACGGCGTCATGCTGCTGCACAACATCACCGGGTTCGACCTGCGCGAAGGCCAGAAGCTCGGCCTGCACATGACATTCGAGGACGCCCGGTTCGCGCGCTTCATCATGACCGAGATCTTCCCCGGCGGCCGTCTGCCGTCAGTGGTCATGGAGCAGGAGAAGGCGATCGAGGCCGGCTTCAAGCTCACCCAGCTGCAGGAGATCGGCCCGCACTACGTCCGCACGCTCAAGATCTGGGCCGACGCGCTCGAGGCGAACAAGGACGAGGCCATCGCGATCCAGGGCCAAGAGGTCTACGACCGCTACGACAAGTACCTCAACGGCTGCCAGAAGTACTTCGCCTCGGGCCACATCAGCGTCCACCAGTTCACGCTGCAGAAGTAA